In Pseudomonas deceptionensis, a single window of DNA contains:
- a CDS encoding cupin domain-containing protein: MRNEQVAPETKGVTVKLLAAIDLGPEIEGMAGRQLRMRMVTIEPGGVFGPVHNHIDRPGTVYILHGVITDHRNGVATDYGPGVGWPEDRHTTHWLENRGAIQAVEISVDIVRQE, from the coding sequence ATGAGGAACGAACAGGTGGCACCTGAAACGAAAGGCGTGACGGTCAAACTGCTTGCCGCCATTGACCTGGGCCCTGAGATCGAGGGAATGGCAGGGCGCCAGCTTCGCATGCGTATGGTGACGATTGAGCCTGGAGGCGTTTTTGGGCCGGTTCACAACCATATAGACAGGCCAGGCACCGTCTACATTCTGCACGGAGTGATAACTGACCATCGTAATGGTGTCGCCACGGATTATGGCCCGGGTGTCGGCTGGCCCGAGGACAGGCACACCACGCACTGGCTAGAAAACAGAGGGGCGATTCAGGCGGTGGAGATATCGGTCGATATTGTCAGGCAAG